The Planktothrix tepida PCC 9214 genome has a segment encoding these proteins:
- the sipA gene encoding regulatory protein SipA codes for MEKEFEIRQKVRVIAIPPYVKTAEPMPILRPSSVIKLGEVGVVIDRRPGGYWGVLFSKGAFLLDSQYIEAVEPYKEEETMKHT; via the coding sequence ATGGAAAAAGAGTTTGAAATCCGGCAAAAAGTAAGAGTGATTGCCATTCCTCCCTATGTGAAAACAGCCGAACCCATGCCAATTTTACGGCCATCAAGTGTGATTAAACTCGGTGAAGTCGGTGTTGTGATTGATAGACGACCCGGTGGCTATTGGGGGGTTTTATTCTCCAAAGGAGCCTTCTTACTGGATAGTCAATATATTGAAGCCGTAGAACCCTATAAAGAGGAGGAGACGATGAAACATACTTAA